GATCCTGCTGACATAGAGTTAGGGTCAAAGTTCGGCATAGAATTGATGACGTCAGGATTAAATGTTCTTTTCCTCCTTCCAGTTCCTGATAATAGAGGAAGtaatcaatttttgaaaatcatttcattttttttctggtaaCCTTATTATCAAACCCTGTACCATTCCGTAGATACTAAAACTATTTCCATTTCTGAAATTAAATCTTACTCGGgtattattgattttttaaatgtagTCTTCCATAATTAATCAAGTTAGTTGGCTTAGAAGAAGAAAATGCCCCTAGCAGAATAACATTTgtaatttcatatattttatcaaatactACTAGTTAAATTCTTTGTAGAAAAATAGCATCATTGATAAAACTTCAATTTGAAGAACTTCATAAAAACTATCATATTATTCTAAGCATTCAGAAAAACAATTgcaatatgaaaatatacaaacCAAAGTTGTTTATACTGTTGGGATCAAAGGAGCCAGATGAACTTCCGGTAAAAGAATTTGGGTCAAAAGAACCGGATGTACCTTCACCAGATGTAAATTGATTAGGGTCAAACGACCCACTGCTGCCACTGAAATAGAACGCCCAGATATTGGTAACGAGCAATACAAACATGGAAATGCTTATAATAGACTGGCTGAGAGATTTACATCCGtaacacaaaaacacattcTTTCTTTATCAAAGAAATCATTTTTTATCACAATTGTTCGTTtcacaaaaaagaaaagaaacaaagaaagaaaTGCAACCCTTGACACCAGTAAGTACATGATATAGATTCATATTCGTTGGGTTTATGTTATAAAGACATATCTTTTGCTGaaatatataatcattgttCAATAAAAGACAACCAAACATTAATATTCcttatatcaaaaataacaaaacaagaaaaaaaaaaaaaaaaaccgaccTTCCCCCGGATCCGCTGGAGAATCCACTGCCACTACCAAATCCACCAGTACTGCTTCCGAACCCGGAGCTGCTTCCGTCGCCTCCGAAGTTACTGTTGATTGCGTTAGGGTCGAATGAACCACTTCCGGTACTGCTGCTGCTGCTACCGTCACCAAAACCATTGGAGCTGAACCCTCCAGAACCAAAGTTCTGGTTTAAGGCATTAGGGTCAAAAGTTCCTGGAAATTATCGAGAATTTGAGAATACACAAGACTTTGACTATTTGACATTAGGGCAAATATGATCAtctgtattatataaaaaaatcatagtTGGGTTTCAAAAGCTGTGATATAAACAAACGAAATGAGTTTGtaatagacatatacatgtatgccaaTGACGTGCTAGACAAATAAAAAGTAACAACACAATAACAAAAGACAGCTCCCGGTTGAAtctcatttaaatattattagCAATAAACTTTACCATTTATAAATAattcttatataattacaaaaagATCGAAAACATGCTATAACAATACCTTCTGATGATAAGTTCCCACTTCCTTTACAAACTCTCAGCATCGGTTTAACATAATTTGACAGAAACTCACCATACACTAAATATAAATTCACCATTTATCAACATAACACAAACTTATCATACACTTAACATAAACTCTCCATACACTAACATAAAACTCGTCAAAGGCTAAACATAAACTCACCATACActaaaaataatttaatcatACACTAAACATAAACTCACCATACACTTAACATAAACTCACCATACATTTAACATAAACTCACCATACATTTAACATAAACTCACCATTCACTTAACATAAACTCACTATACACTAAACATAAACTCACCATACACTAGACATAAACTCACTTTACactaaaaataatttaattatacaCTAAAGATAAACTCACAATACATCTAACATAAACTCACCATACACTTAACATAAACTCATCGTACACTTAACATGAACTCACCATACACTAAACATATACTCACCATACACTTAACATAAACTGACCATACACTTAACATAAACTCACTATACACTAAACACAAACTCActatacacttaacataaacTCACCATACACTAAACATAAACTCACTATACACTAAACATAAACTCACCATACTTAACATAAACTCATTAACGCACAGACACGGAACAGAAAAGCACCAGACACGAACAAGAAAGCACCAGACACGTAAACAGAAACGCACCAGACACGAAACAAACCACCAGACACGGAACAGAAACGCACCAGACACGTAACAGAAACGCACCAGACACGGAACAGAAACGCACAGACACGGAACAGAAACGCACAGACACGGAACAGAAACGCAGCAGACACGAAAAAGATAAACTCACAATACACTAACATAAACTCACCATACACTTAACATAAACTCACCATACACTTAACATAAACTCACAATACACTAAACATAAACTCACCATACACTTAACATAAACTCActatacacttaacataaacTCACAATACACTAAACATAAACTCACCATACACTTAACATAAACTCACCATACACTTAACATATACTCATCATACACTTAAAATAAACTCACAATACACTTAACATAAACTCActatacacttaacataaacTCACAATACACTAAACATAAACTCACCATACACTTAACATAAACTCACCATACACTTAACATATACTCATCATACACTAAACATAAACTCACCATACAATTAACATAAACTCActatacacttaacataaacTCACAATACACTAAACATAAACTCACCATACACTTAACATAAACTCACCATACACTTAACATATACTCATCATACACTTAAAATAAACTCACAATACACTTAACATAAACTCACCATACACTTAacataaacttaccatacactTAACATTTACTCATCATACACTTAACACAAACTCACCATACACTTAACATATACTCATCATACACTTAACATAAACTCACCATACACTTAACATAAACTCACAATACACTAAACATAAACTCACCATACACTTAACATAAACTCACCATACACTTAACATAAACTCACAATACACTAAACATTTACTCACCATACACTTAACATAAAGTCActatacacttaacataaacTCACCATACATTAAACATAAACTCACCATACACTTAACATAAACCCATTATACACTAAACATAAAATCACCATTCACTTAACATAAACTCACCATACACTATCATAAACTCACCATTCACTTAACATAAACTCACCACAAACTAAACATAAACTCACCATACACTAAACATAAACTCACCATACACTTAAAATAAACTCACCATACACTTAACATAAACTCACAATACACTTAACATAAATTCACCATACACTTGATATAAACTCACCATACACTTAACATAAATTCACCATACACTTAATGTAAACTCACCATACACTTAATATAAATTCACCATACACTTAAGATAAACTCACCATACACTTAACATAAACTCACCATACACTTAACATAAACTCACCATACACTAAACATAAACTCACCATACACTTAAAATAAACTCACCATACACTTAACATAAATTCACCATACACTTAATATAAACTCACCATACACTTAAAATAAACTCACAATGCACTAAACATAAACTCACCATACACTAAACATAAACTCACCATACACTAAACATAAACTCACCTTATACTGAACATAAACTCACCATACACTAACATAAACTCACCATACACTTAACATAAACTCACCATACACTTAACATAAACTCACCATAAACTCACCATACACTAAACATAAACTCACCATGCACTAAACATAAACTCACCTTACACTGAACATAAACTCACCATACACTAACATAAACTCACCTTACACTGAACATAAACTCACCATACACTGAACATAAACTCACCATACACTAAACATAAACTCACAATACACTTAACATATACTCACCATACACTAAACATAAACTCAACGTACACTTAACATAAACTCACCATACACTTAACATAAACTCACCATACACTTAACATAAACTCGTCAATGACTAAAATAAACTCACTATACACTAAACACAAACTCACTGTCGGCCCAACATAACTCACCATCAGCTAAACATAACGGAAGAACAACCAGCAAACAAACACGAGCGAGAGTTGACATCGTCGAAGTTCTGTAGAAAATGACATAGCTTCCTTGATCAATTGCTTATCTTCCTCGCCTACACTGGAATATGGGTTATCACCGCCAAATTGGTCAACCTGCAACTATTGGGGGTCATCCTGCTGACCAGAACCCAGAACGGTCATCTTTTTAGTAATTTATACAATAATTGTTTCAGAGAAATATAAAGATTTTGCAAACTCCATTAACTATGGGGGCTTTTGCATCCCAACATTCAACCAAAATACTGTATCTATTGCACATGTTTCATATGgtaattgatttttgaaatatgtttgaacatttcaatgaaaatttgtTGGACCACcgtacaatataaacagtcaattCAGTTTAAAGAATTTATGTGTTTTGATGCTTGATCCAACATTATTGTCCAGGCTAAAGTCATATAGCATATATCAAATGTTGTCATTCTTTATAGTCATCGAAGCAGCCATAAAGAATGAcattattttgtgattttgatGCACACGTGTATAAAACGATGGGTTGCTATATTATATAGAAACAGACAGAGAATGCAGACATTAAACGGAATAGTAATCCTAGCttaaaatctataaaaacaaTGGCAAACTATGAATAACTTCTAGATATACATGGAGACAATTGAAAAGATACAAGAACGAGAGGCCAGGCGTCCCGGAAGGGTAAGTGTCTCCTGTTTCTACGCCAAAGTAATGTAACGTCCTCAAAGAGAGCACTAGGGTAGTGATAATAGAATCACCAGGCATATCAACGCTCCTCAAACAGGGAATTTCGAAACGTCCCGATGAGATCCCGACGCCGATCATAAATGTTTGCAATGATCTTCATCAACAGGGACCAAAACAGGAACAAATTTAAATCTCTCATTTTGCAGAAATCTATATCCTATCGTTATCTTAAAATATTGGCGATAGTGTCAGTTCTGCACAGCTTACTTAAATAAATAGAAACACGCAGATCACAATTTCAAATTGCCTGCTTTAAACTAACTCATAATTTCTTATATTGAACATTGTCATAACCTCGTTACCTATGCATAAATTGCCGATTTACGCtgacaatataatgataatatatctAACTCCATTATCAGCTCATATTAGTCATTCAAGCACTTGATGCATCAAAAGTTGAATCCAGCTGAAGAAGTTTTCGTTCGTCACCAATAAATGTAAGTGGATATCTCTATTCGAGTCGTTTATTAGGGGTCTTAGGAAACAGGAATCTGGACGATAATGACGACGGTTACAATGACAGCTAAATTGAATGAGAAAAATACGTTTCTTACAAagtttttcattaaatttttgACAGTTGTAATCATAAATGGAAATTGTTTGAATGAAATAGATCTAGACGTAATAAAATCGATTGATTTCTGAAAATCCATCTATCATGCTTAAAGTAAACTTCCCACCTATGGCCATTTGTTGTGACGTCCTAAATACCCGATATTATAATACCCAAAGATAAAAAGCGTATCGCCTGCGTGTCTAATTGAAGATAAAAGCCACACAGCTGCTTCCAGGGGGAAGTGACGTAACTGATGATGGCGGGAAATGGAGATAAACCGAGGCAACCTATCTGACTCTCCGATAATGCTAACTGGACATCATGCTTGGAGATGACAACTGTTAGAGTTATATTACGTTCTGTATTTTAGAAAACATTTACGAGTATTTGCTGTTAATTGATTAATTAGTTGATAATTACGAACGAGGATGAGGAGCAATGTGACTTGGACTGCCGTTGCTATGACGATAGTGTTGATTTCCGGTAAGTACCACGTATACGTTTGATTATGaagaaaattcaatattattcaaaataatgCTTAGTCATATATATAAGGTGCATTCCCTAAGCAAAAAACGTTGCATTGTTCGTATTTAATGTTTCAAACATATACGTAATTCCGAATTCCGGAATTAAGAACCACAGTTAATCAATAATTATCAATCACCACCATCTCGACTCATATAACCCCGTCACTATGAATacttataaaatattacattttataattcCTATAACCTAACAAAAAATAGCCAGGCGTTACTTATTTTGAACTTGTCTACCAGTAGTTTGAAATTGAACCAGAGGTCATGTTTTATCGTAGTACAGAATGTACTTTTGAACCATATAAGAGCGACTTATTTCCTCACTTTGGCAGCATTGTCAATATACAATTAAACCCCACCAACTCAAAATCGTATGAACCATGTAAAAAGTTAGAGGATTACGAGGTATTCGAGTAATCAGAAGCTTGTCAAAGATATCGATATCGATCACCCCCATTCTGTAAAATCACAGAGGAAATTAACTGAAGTCACCTCTTTATGTTAAGACTGCTTTGGCTATCGAGAACTTTGTAACTCTTTTGTCAGACATATGAAGACTATGCTAACATTCAACATGCATGATATATGTTGACAACAAAATCAATCACTGCTATACATAAtgggattttttaaaataactaTTTAGTCTGCATCTATTTAATTGATCAACACATAAATATCATTTTGCAACATGGTGTTATGTGTTTTTCTTTATCTTTACAGGTACCAGTTCAATCGCACTACCCGGCCTTGACCTTAGCACTAGTGTTGATGACCCCGAACCTTTCCATCTACCTGCATACCTCAGTCCTGTAGGCGAAGGCAGCAAAGGGGTGAAAACCCAGCCCACTACTCGCCCCCCTTCCACCCAGCAACCTGCTTCACACAGCATCACCGCCGGGCAAAATGGCGACGCATTCTCAAACTACCTCATAAAGAGTCTCACACAAATGGACGCAAACACTCTAAAGACGCTTTCGAATATTATCAATCTGGAATTGAATAAACAAGTACCATCTCATCAGATACAAGGTCAAGCTCAAAGTCAGACATATGACAAAGTTAACGTCCAAAGTCCACCTGAGGCAACACATATTGGTCAGTATCCACACATATCTCATGGGATCACCAGTGAGTCTTCAAGTAGCCAATATAAACCTTCGACAATGGCAGGAGCTTCCCAAATGAAGCAGGAAGGTCAAGGATATTCTCACTCTAATAACCTATCCAATAAGCCACTTGGTTTGAACGGTGGTCAAGCACCGGCTTTCTCACAACAGACCGTTGATCCCTCTAGGAACCAGCAGCCACAAATGGGAACTTCAGTTAGCCAGTCACAATTTAACCCTGGACAGATGACGGCGTCTAGTATGGGAGGTGGAAATGGTAACACGGTCCAGGGTATTTCTAACTCGATGTTTCAGACTGCTGTAAGCGGTGGCCGGCCGTCAGCCTCTAATATGGAAGTGGATACGTCATTTGATCCAAACAGACTCATGGCATCGATAGAAGCAGAGACGTCTCAATACAACCCGAATGCATTCATGGCAAAGCAAAATTACATCACCGCAAACCAATGGAACTTTGCTAAGCAAAACCAGGTACCTCAGAACACACAATACGTCAATCAGGTTCAGACGGATAATTCTGCCGTAGAACAACAGAAGAAACCAAACATTATGGGAACTACTCAGCTTAATTTTGAATCCTGATATAATGATGACAGCACTAGGCATTAAAGGCctgaaatttacatttaatcCCGATAAAATCAACTCGTTTGGAAGCAATGGGTTTCAGCCTGGTTTGTATCCGCAGTCTTCTGGCAATCGGAAGTTGCCGAAGAACATGTTCAATGCAGATACAGTCAACAAGATGCTAATGAGTCACGGTGTAGAGCCAAATCATCAGACAAAACAACAGCCAACGAAGGACCAGGCAAGTCAGGTCGTCCACAAGTCGGTATACAATCCAGATACATTCAATCATCCGGCAGTACACACTGTACCAAACACCTACTTGCAGTTTATTGGAAATGAAGGTAGTGCTACTGTGCAGTCATCAGTAAATAACCATATCGGTAATGGTAAATCAGAGCAATCCATACAATCCGAAACACCTTCTCGTCAGCAAAACGGGAATGAATTCCACACACATTTATTGTCACCGATCAGTGATATGGGTAGCACGTCATCTATAAACAACACTTTACAGTCAGTGAAGTTCAATCCCGATCAGACAAATGCTGCCCAACGCCAGTTCGACCcagaaatattatataaatctcTGTTTGTCGGTGGAGGCAGACATACATTACCTAGCACACACATGACAATATCTCTACGAAAATCGGCTCGCGATGAAAATGGAACAGACGCTGCAGAAATCAATACACCTAAACCACAGACAACCAGTTCAAACTCAAAAGATTCAGGACAATCTACAACTCTATCGAGTACCGTTACGTCTACCAAACAACCGGAGACAAGTGTTACGTCAACCACGACTGCTACTACAACTGGAGCAGACGGACTCATGTTTAACCCCGACAACGTAAATGCAGGCATTGCCCAGATGATGAATTTCAGCCCAGGATCTCTGATGATGGGATACAATCAGATACAAGCAGGGCAGAACACTAATATGGCAAATGCTGCATATAACCCTAATCAAATCAATCAAATGGGAGAATTCCAATCAGTGGTGTCTCCCATGATGGCGGCATTAATGGGAGAAAGCGGCGGTGAGAGTAACATTGGGTCTCAGACTGCCTCTCAGCCTAATCATGACCAGTCTCAAAGTATATCTGTCATGTTTAATCCAGCTGATGTGAATCACGCAAAGATGAGCTTCGACATCAACCAGCAGATGGGTTTCAATGAAAATTCAGGCAACGCAATGTTTGACCCCATGAAGATAAATGTTCTTACAAATAAGAATTTAAATAAGTCGGTCGGTGCTACCAACAAAAACAACTTCTTTAGCTCAAACGGAATGAATATGATGGATAATTCTGTTTTCACCGGAATGTTTGACCCCAACAAAGTCAATCAAGCGCCTATGGCAGATATGAAAGttaacaaacatcaaaatagtTCAGCTAGCTCTTCAATGATGAATTATATGTCAACATTTTTGGGAGTGGGTAGTGTTGGAGGTGCTGGGGGATCTGTGTTTGGCGGGAGTTTTAATCCCTCGGAAGTTAATACGGCTGTTTTTAATCCAAATGATGTGAACAATGCACGAATGAACTTTGACCCCGCTAATATGCTTGATCGTAATCCTGGTTACGATTCGGAAAAAGCGTCTCAGACAAATTTCGATCCTACAAAGATCAACGATATTCACATGAATTTCCAGCCGCCTTTTATACATGTTGATAAAAACAAGGACGTTAACTCTACATCTAATGCATTTAGTCAGTACAACTCCAAATTCACTCCAGGGCAGCTCTCTCCTAATGGTAACGCTATGGTGTTTAATCCCACTGAGATAAACCAGGCCAAAATGCACTTTAGCGCTGTAGACATTTTCAACTCCACTGACATCGGAAATTCCATTGTGACACAGGGCAGCTCGCTCTTCAGTCCACAAGTGCCAAATAAAAATTCCAACATTGCGATGCCTGTGTTCGATCCAGTAGCAGTCAACAATATGCAAATGAATTTCCTTCCCAATTCAGCATTGGGTGCTTATCAATCCTCTTTAACAACCATCGGAACAAAACCGAAGCCGAGTACCACATCAATGTCCACCCCTACTTCACCTACTACTACGACAAGGCAGAAAACGTCCATCACAGCTCCAAGTTCTGTTTCATCTCCAAACTCCACCGACGTAAACTGATAGTAGTTGCAAGGAAGAATGTGTTTATCATAATGcaagaaataaatattaaatgcTGTTGTGATGATATCTAGCActgctttatttatttaattatttatgaaTTTATTAACTTCCATTTTTGTCACTGATCATTACTAACATAAATGTCATACATTTGG
This DNA window, taken from Pecten maximus chromosome 3, xPecMax1.1, whole genome shotgun sequence, encodes the following:
- the LOC117323399 gene encoding sericin-1-like isoform X2; translated protein: MSTLARVCLLVVLPLCLADGTFDPNALNQNFGSGGFSSNGFGDGSSSSSTGSGSFDPNAINSNFGGDGSSSGFGSSTGGFGSGSGFSSGSGGSGSSGSFDPNQFTSGEGTSGSFDPNSFTGSSSGSFDPNSINNFGTGRRKRTFNPDVINSMPNFDPNSMSAGSFDPDSMKAGSFDPNSMKAGSFDPNSMHFGSFDPNSMSAGSFDPNANPLGKKK
- the LOC117323399 gene encoding cell wall protein IFF6-like isoform X1, which produces MVNLYLVYGEFLSNYVKPMLRVCKGSGNLSSEGTFDPNALNQNFGSGGFSSNGFGDGSSSSSTGSGSFDPNAINSNFGGDGSSSGFGSSTGGFGSGSGFSSGSGGSGSSGSFDPNQFTSGEGTSGSFDPNSFTGSSSGSFDPNSINNFGTGRRKRTFNPDVINSMPNFDPNSMSAGSFDPDSMKAGSFDPNSMKAGSFDPNSMHFGSFDPNSMSAGSFDPNANPLGKKK
- the LOC117323400 gene encoding LOW QUALITY PROTEIN: serine-rich adhesin for platelets-like (The sequence of the model RefSeq protein was modified relative to this genomic sequence to represent the inferred CDS: deleted 1 base in 1 codon; substituted 1 base at 1 genomic stop codon), which gives rise to MRSNVTWTAVAMTIVLISGTSSIALPGLDLSTSVDDPEPFHLPAYLSPVGEGSKGVKTQPTTRPPSTQQPASHSITAGQNGDAFSNYLIKSLTQMDANTLKTLSNIINLELNKQVPSHQIQGQAQSQTYDKVNVQSPPEATHIGQYPHISHGITSESSSSQYKPSTMAGASQMKQEGQGYSHSNNLSNKPLGLNGGQAPAFSQQTVDPSRNQQPQMGTSVSQSQFNPGQMTASSMGGGNGNTVQGISNSMFQTAVSGGRPSASNMEVDTSFDPNRLMASIEAETSQYNPNAFMAKQNYITANQWNFAKQNQVPQNTQYVNQVQTDNSAVEQQKKPNIMGTTQLNFESXIMMTALGIKGLKFTFNPDKINSFGSNGFQPGLYPQSSGNRKLPKNMFNADTVNKMLMSHGVEPNHQTKQQPTKDQASQVVHKSVYNPDTFNHPAVHTVPNTYLQFIGNEGSATVQSSVNNHIGNGKSEQSIQSETPSRQQNGNEFHTHLLSPISDMGSTSSINNTLQSVKFNPDQTNAAQRQFDPEILYKSLFVGGGRHTLPSTHMTISLRKSARDENGTDAAEINTPKPQTTSSNSKDSGQSTTLSSTVTSTKQPETSVTSTTTATTTGADGLMFNPDNVNAGIAQMMNFSPGSLMMGYNQIQAGQNTNMANAAYNPNQINQMGEFQSVVSPMMAALMGESGGESNIGSQTASQPNHDQSQSISVMFNPADVNHAKMSFDINQQMGFNENSGNAMFDPMKINVLTNKNLNKSVGATNKNNFFSSNGMNMMDNSVFTGMFDPNKVNQAPMADMKVNKHQNSSASSSMMNYMSTFLGVGSVGGAGGSVFGGSFNPSEVNTAVFNPNDVNNARMNFDPANMLDRNPGYDSEKASQTNFDPTKINDIHMNFQPPFIHVDKNKDVNSTSNAFSQYNSKFTPGQLSPNGNAMVFNPTEINQAKMHFSAVDIFNSTDIGNSIVTQGSSLFSPQVPNKNSNIAMPVFDPVAVNNMQMNFLPNSALGAYQSSLTTIGTKPKPSTTSMSTPTSPTTTTRQKTSITAPSSVSSPNSTDVN